The following coding sequences lie in one Candidatus Poribacteria bacterium genomic window:
- the rpsO gene encoding 30S ribosomal protein S15 — translation MQLAIGAAEKKELIEKYQIHQQDTGSPEAQVAILTARIRQLTEHFQTHRKDYHSRHGLFRLVGKQRRLLRYLYKKDVTRYYRLINELEIRDTIGLKTN, via the coding sequence ATGCAATTGGCAATTGGTGCAGCTGAAAAGAAAGAACTCATTGAAAAGTACCAGATACACCAACAGGATACCGGTTCCCCGGAGGCACAAGTGGCAATTTTGACTGCGCGTATTCGACAGTTGACTGAACATTTTCAGACACACCGGAAGGATTATCATTCGCGCCATGGACTTTTCCGCTTAGTTGGTAAACAGCGTCGCTTGTTGCGGTATCTTTATAAGAAGGACGTTACGCGCTATTACCGTTTAATTAATGAACTCGAAATTCGGGACACTATCGGATTGAAGACAAATTAG
- the pnp gene encoding polyribonucleotide nucleotidyltransferase, with translation MKVEMQLGSEKLSIETGKVAKQADGAVWVQYGGTVVLVTVVADDSEHDLDFFPLTVDYRERGYATGRIPTVYGRREPRPGTSEQLVARLIDHCIRPLFPKDFKAEVQVLCNVFSSDGVHPADVPALIGTSAALSISDIPFNGPVAAVTVGKIENELVINPTYEQLHASDMELFVSGKEDAVMSVEGGGHEIPEDEVIDTIITAHAQIKEVIKLQEGLAAGCSNTKRDYTSKSVESSLSDRVRNLATSRIRESIGMADKKSREDYLEQVEKEVLAEILEDTPEDTDPNAAKDASSILSDIEKEEMRQAILNEGKRVDGRGVTDIRSISGEVALLPHTHGSALFTRGQTQALCVTTLGTSGDEDVQRGLDGEARRAFFLHYNFPPFSTGEVKRMMGPGRREIGHGALAEKALEPVIPNKDEFHYTIRIVSEILESNASSSMATVCGATLALLDAGVPLKRPVAGIGVGLIKEGEQEAILTDMLGTEDFLGDMDFKVAGTSEGVTAIQMDIKIEGVTPELMRRAIHQAKEARLAVIEQMNAIIAQPRAELSPYAPRIYSLQIAQQKIKDLIGPRGKTVQGIQEETNTTINIEDDGTVEIAATSAEDVKRAEEKVRAITAMPEIGKEYTGKVVRTASFGAFVEILPGKDGLVHISQMGDGYVRRAEDVMQVGDEVTVRILTIDDQDRVDLALVAAGGVPVEELKIESSDERESSSDWNASREPRDSGRSNYRDNRDSRDYRDRRGNDNRDRRGGNRYDQRDNSRDYRDRRSPRLPKGRSR, from the coding sequence ATGAAAGTTGAAATGCAACTTGGGAGCGAGAAGTTATCAATTGAAACCGGAAAAGTTGCGAAACAGGCAGACGGTGCCGTCTGGGTACAATACGGTGGAACGGTCGTTTTAGTCACGGTGGTAGCCGATGATAGCGAACATGACCTCGATTTCTTTCCATTAACAGTAGATTACCGTGAAAGGGGGTACGCGACTGGACGCATACCCACAGTTTATGGAAGACGTGAGCCACGTCCCGGAACCTCAGAGCAGTTGGTGGCACGCTTAATAGATCACTGCATCCGTCCGCTTTTTCCAAAGGACTTTAAGGCTGAGGTGCAAGTTTTATGTAACGTGTTTTCATCTGATGGTGTTCATCCGGCGGATGTCCCCGCACTCATTGGCACTTCTGCCGCATTATCTATTTCCGATATACCCTTTAATGGACCTGTCGCCGCAGTCACCGTCGGAAAAATCGAAAACGAATTAGTCATTAACCCAACTTATGAGCAATTGCATGCCTCCGATATGGAGCTGTTTGTGAGTGGGAAAGAGGACGCTGTCATGTCTGTCGAAGGCGGAGGACATGAGATCCCTGAAGACGAAGTTATTGACACAATTATCACCGCACACGCTCAGATAAAAGAGGTCATTAAACTCCAAGAGGGATTGGCAGCGGGATGCAGTAATACAAAACGAGACTATACCTCTAAAAGCGTTGAATCAAGCCTCAGTGACCGAGTCCGAAATCTCGCTACATCACGGATTCGGGAATCTATCGGGATGGCGGACAAGAAGTCGCGTGAGGATTATCTCGAACAAGTCGAAAAAGAAGTCCTCGCGGAAATTCTTGAAGATACACCAGAGGACACTGATCCGAATGCAGCAAAAGATGCCAGCTCTATCTTGAGTGACATAGAAAAAGAAGAGATGCGGCAGGCAATCCTTAACGAAGGTAAACGTGTTGATGGACGTGGCGTAACCGACATTCGCTCCATTTCAGGCGAAGTGGCACTGCTGCCACATACACACGGCTCCGCTCTCTTTACGAGAGGACAGACACAGGCACTCTGTGTAACGACGCTCGGCACTTCCGGCGATGAAGATGTCCAACGTGGACTTGATGGGGAAGCAAGACGGGCTTTCTTTTTACACTATAATTTTCCACCATTCAGTACCGGTGAAGTCAAACGAATGATGGGACCTGGGCGGCGAGAGATCGGACACGGCGCACTTGCGGAAAAAGCACTTGAACCGGTCATTCCCAATAAGGATGAGTTTCACTATACCATCCGTATAGTTTCCGAAATCTTGGAATCTAATGCATCATCCTCTATGGCAACTGTTTGTGGCGCAACCCTCGCATTATTGGATGCAGGCGTACCCCTTAAAAGACCCGTCGCAGGGATAGGGGTCGGGCTTATTAAGGAAGGGGAACAGGAAGCCATACTCACCGATATGCTCGGTACCGAGGATTTTCTTGGCGATATGGACTTTAAAGTCGCCGGAACCAGTGAAGGTGTTACCGCTATACAGATGGACATCAAGATTGAGGGCGTCACGCCTGAATTGATGCGCCGCGCGATTCACCAAGCAAAAGAAGCCAGGCTCGCAGTCATCGAACAGATGAATGCTATTATCGCCCAACCGCGGGCTGAGCTTTCGCCCTACGCCCCCCGGATTTACTCTCTCCAGATCGCACAGCAGAAAATTAAAGACCTCATCGGCCCTCGCGGTAAAACCGTACAAGGCATCCAAGAGGAAACAAACACGACCATCAACATTGAAGATGATGGGACTGTGGAAATCGCTGCGACGAGCGCAGAAGATGTCAAACGCGCTGAAGAGAAAGTCCGAGCAATTACGGCTATGCCTGAAATCGGTAAGGAGTACACCGGTAAAGTCGTACGAACCGCATCCTTCGGCGCATTTGTAGAAATCTTGCCCGGCAAAGATGGACTCGTCCATATCTCACAGATGGGAGATGGATACGTCCGGCGGGCAGAGGATGTCATGCAGGTCGGTGACGAGGTTACCGTTCGTATTCTCACAATTGACGATCAAGATCGCGTGGATCTCGCTCTTGTTGCTGCCGGCGGTGTTCCGGTTGAAGAACTCAAAATTGAATCAAGTGACGAGCGCGAATCCTCATCCGATTGGAATGCTTCCAGAGAACCTCGCGATAGTGGTCGTTCTAACTATCGGGATAATCGAGATTCACGGGACTACCGCGATCGGCGCGGAAACGACAACCGCGATCGGCGGGGTGGCAACCGTTATGACCAACGCGATAATTCTCGCGACTACCGCGATCGACGTTCACCACGTCTTCCAAAAGGGCGTTCTCGATAA
- the lptE gene encoding LPS assembly lipoprotein LptE, producing MSKSRSVLAVLICLSLISGCGYVSKSEYLEHISTIRIAPVEILDADFAYDNASQRPYDEVIHEKLTQRFNRKWRDGNDSEFTMRIQDFDIREQGYGPQGEVEMVRMTLQIEYEFLDRVRNNMIAQTDNHLQVHDFYIVDGRAEPPETREEAERRIVDELVEDLYNQLAEQW from the coding sequence ATGTCTAAATCAAGGTCCGTGTTAGCGGTATTGATATGCCTAAGTTTAATTTCTGGATGCGGGTATGTGTCTAAATCAGAATATCTTGAGCATATCAGCACTATCCGTATCGCACCTGTTGAAATCTTAGACGCAGATTTCGCTTACGATAACGCCTCCCAGCGTCCCTACGATGAAGTCATTCATGAAAAACTCACGCAACGTTTCAACCGGAAGTGGCGAGACGGAAACGACTCCGAATTTACGATGCGGATACAGGATTTTGATATACGGGAGCAAGGCTATGGCCCCCAAGGTGAAGTCGAAATGGTACGTATGACCTTACAAATCGAATACGAATTCCTTGACAGGGTCCGCAACAACATGATCGCACAAACGGACAATCATCTCCAAGTTCACGACTTCTATATTGTAGACGGTAGAGCTGAACCGCCGGAGACCCGTGAAGAAGCCGAGAGGCGCATTGTAGATGAACTCGTAGAAGACCTTTACAACCAGCTTGCTGAACAGTGGTAA